In Macrobrachium rosenbergii isolate ZJJX-2024 chromosome 47, ASM4041242v1, whole genome shotgun sequence, the following are encoded in one genomic region:
- the LOC136830683 gene encoding uncharacterized protein, protein MEGHNASVYREISTAEDFKAVKKPLFSHLLKFTELQDEFPKFLYQEGLLGDFSGTCATCGVGTVKFICDGKNPQTGQPTFMWRCTNRSCRKKLSARHGSFFEGSRLSKRIIILLIYCFAARIPQHVVRNNLIDISPHTMVDWYKFCRSVCSKILLADNKKIGGPGHVVEIDESKFGKRKYNRGRKVDGCWVFGGIDRQTRETFFRVVPDVSAESLLPVLLENVLPETTIISDSWKAYNNVRDHYFRHNVVDHNVNFVSPNDPTVHTNTIESQWRVLKRSALPRHGTQKDLYDSYFSAHCVQKRYLEHAPCPFWAFLELIKRVYPLKSRPTPPVTESLSQPKTARPGPATFKSTTVRPGPATSKSTTTVRPGPATSASTTVRPGPATFKSTFKIQRLNPDESDLSDFE, encoded by the coding sequence ATGGAAGGGCACAACGCCAGTGTCTATCGTGAAATTTCCACTGCAGAAGATTTCAAGGCTGTTAAAAAGCCCTTGTTCTCCCATTTATTAAAGTTTACGGAATTACAAGACGAATTTCCGAAGTTTTTATACCAGGAGGGCTTGTTGGGCGATTTTTCCGGAACGTGTGCGACGTGTGGTGTCGGAACTGTGAAATTTATTTGTGACGGAAAAAACCCTCAGACCGGCCAACCCACGTTTATGTGGCGCTGTACCAACCGTAGTTGCAGGAAGAAGCTCTCCGCACGGCACGGCTCTTTTTTCGAAGGGTCGAggttgtcgaaaagaatcatcatatTACTGATATACTGTTTTGCTGCCAGAATTCCTCAGCATGTCGTGAGGAACAACTTAATCGACATCTCACCGCACACTATGGTCGATTGGTACAAGTTCTGCCGCAGCGTTTGTAGCAAGATTTTGCTCGCCGACAACAAGAAGATTGGCGGTCCAGGTCACGTAGTTGAGATTGACGAGAGCAAATTCGGCAAGCGAAAGTATAACCGCGGTCGTAAGGTCGACGGATGCTGGGTGTTCGGCGGCATTGACCGGCAAACACGCGAGACGTTCTTCCGAGTCGTTCCGGACGTTTCGGCGGAAAGTCTGCTCCCGGTGCTGCTGGAAAACGTCCTCCCAGAAACCACGATAATATCGGATTCCTGGAAGGCGTACAACAACGTTCGGGATCATTATTTCCGGCATAACGTCGTTGATCACAACGTCAACTTCGTCAGTCCGAACGACCCGACCGTGCACACGAACACCATCGAGTCCCAGTGGCGTGTTCTCAAACGGAGCGCGCTGCCCAGGCACGGGACGCAGAAAGACCTCTACGACAGTTATTTTTCTGCGCACTGTGTCCAGAAGCGATATTTGGAACATGCTCCGTGTCCATTTTGGGCTTTCTTGGAATTAATCAAGCGTGTTTATCCGCTCAAAAGCCGGCCGACACCCCCTGTCACCGAATCGCTTTCGCAACCTAAAACGGCACGACCTGGACCTGCCACTTTCAAGAGCACCACGGTACGACCTGGACCTGCCACTTCCAAGAGCACCACCACGGTACGGCCTGGACCTGCCACTTCCGCGAGCACCACGGTACGGCCTGGACCTGCCACTTTCAAGAGCACCTTCAAAATACAGAGGTTAAATCCTGACGAATCAGATCTCAGCGATTTTGAATAA